In a single window of the Phaeobacter sp. G2 genome:
- a CDS encoding histidine phosphatase family protein yields MAELLIVRHGQASFGAENYDDLSDLGRQQSRALGDTLRALDWVPDRMITGSLMRQKQTLEEMGFDGAAEEHAGWNEYDFHDLLNSRYGGVAPDDVITDRKTHFRALRETLTEWQQGGIASAGESWLSFCDRVERARQAAVSDRVERVLVVSSGGAIARLVADSLSLPNDQMIALNLQIKNTSTSRFVFSKEKFFLHEFNSVPHFHNVERAALMTYS; encoded by the coding sequence ATGGCCGAACTTCTGATTGTTCGCCATGGACAGGCCTCGTTTGGGGCCGAGAACTATGATGATCTAAGCGACCTGGGGCGGCAACAGTCGCGCGCCCTGGGGGATACCTTACGTGCCCTTGACTGGGTCCCGGATCGGATGATCACCGGAAGCTTGATGCGTCAAAAGCAAACCCTGGAGGAAATGGGGTTTGACGGAGCTGCAGAAGAGCATGCGGGCTGGAATGAATATGATTTTCACGACCTGCTCAACAGCCGCTATGGCGGTGTGGCCCCGGATGATGTCATCACAGATCGCAAGACGCATTTTCGTGCCCTCAGGGAAACGCTGACAGAGTGGCAGCAGGGCGGCATTGCCTCGGCGGGTGAAAGCTGGCTCAGCTTTTGCGACCGGGTTGAACGGGCCCGCCAGGCGGCGGTTTCTGATAGGGTGGAACGGGTATTGGTGGTAAGTTCGGGCGGAGCCATCGCCCGGCTGGTTGCGGACAGCCTTTCCCTGCCCAACGATCAGATGATCGCGCTGAACCTTCAGATCAAGAACACATCCACCAGCCGGTTCGTGTTCTCAAAGGAGAAGTTTTTTCTCCACGAATTCAATTCTGTGCCGCATTTTCATAACGTGGAGCGTGCGGCTCTTATGACCTATAGTTGA
- a CDS encoding phosphotransferase family protein codes for MSTKTQTLDHEAVGAYLRGRLPGFDSDFEVVKFQTGQSNPTFMLKTTEGNYVLRRKPPGVLLKSAHAVDREFRVQKALADTDVPVAKMHLLCEDDDVIGSAFYVMDHVAGRNLTDPRMPDSDPQSRAAVVDEMSRVLASLHQVDIDAVGLADYGPPGNYFERQLARWTKQYRASETEVIPEMNELIQALEKAMPKEDGQRGLVHGDYRIDNMIFASDGPTCQAVLDWELSTIGHPYADLAGVIMQWQMPPGSEGRGLAGIDRAALGLPSDQAFIESYCKRRGLAGIDNFGFYLSFSFFRMGGILQGVLKRALDGNASNPERAVKLGGFVSLFARSGLEALNK; via the coding sequence ATGAGCACAAAGACCCAGACCCTGGATCACGAGGCCGTTGGCGCCTATCTTCGCGGCCGCCTGCCGGGATTTGACAGCGATTTTGAGGTAGTGAAGTTTCAAACCGGGCAATCGAACCCCACCTTCATGTTGAAAACCACCGAAGGAAACTATGTGCTGCGGCGCAAACCTCCGGGTGTTTTGCTGAAATCGGCCCATGCGGTTGATCGTGAATTCCGGGTTCAAAAAGCTCTGGCGGACACCGACGTGCCGGTGGCCAAGATGCATCTGCTGTGCGAAGACGACGATGTCATTGGCTCAGCCTTTTATGTGATGGATCACGTGGCCGGGCGCAACCTCACCGATCCGCGTATGCCGGACTCGGACCCGCAATCCCGCGCTGCGGTGGTAGATGAGATGAGCCGGGTTCTGGCCTCGCTGCATCAGGTGGATATTGATGCGGTCGGCTTGGCGGACTATGGCCCTCCCGGCAACTATTTTGAGCGCCAGCTGGCGCGCTGGACCAAACAGTATCGCGCCTCGGAAACCGAGGTCATCCCAGAGATGAACGAGCTGATACAAGCCCTTGAAAAAGCGATGCCAAAAGAGGACGGACAACGGGGTCTTGTGCACGGAGACTACCGGATCGACAATATGATCTTTGCCAGCGACGGACCAACCTGTCAGGCCGTGTTGGACTGGGAGCTGTCAACCATTGGCCACCCCTATGCGGATCTTGCCGGGGTTATCATGCAGTGGCAAATGCCGCCGGGAAGCGAAGGCCGTGGCCTGGCGGGTATTGATCGCGCCGCGCTTGGTCTGCCTTCGGATCAGGCCTTTATCGAAAGCTATTGCAAGCGGCGGGGATTAGCCGGAATTGACAACTTTGGCTTCTATCTGTCTTTCAGCTTTTTCCGCATGGGCGGGATTTTGCAGGGCGTTCTGAAACGCGCGCTTGATGGCAATGCCTCAAACCCCGAACGCGCCGTCAAGCTGGGTGGGTTTGTGTCACTGTTTGCCCGTAGCGGTTTGGAAGCGCTGAATAAATAA
- a CDS encoding enoyl-CoA hydratase/isomerase family protein, producing MTGSDTLTTRDLGDGIVELQLGRGPVNALSAAFLMEFAELITRLGTDDAVRCIILSSPFKVFSAGLDLKEAQHFDLEQQQAIVRGLNEGFLALYACPKPVVASVGGAAIAGGLFFVLASDRRVALNKSSFGLAEVRVGADFPVGPLEIAKATLDADTQRRMMLTGQPIGPIAARNFGFIDIIADDLEDLAGYSLSEARKLAELPSMAYASIKQQLRGETIKKIKTALAAGGNAPDGGWFNNQTVAAMQRMIDQR from the coding sequence ATGACAGGAAGTGATACCCTCACCACACGTGATCTTGGAGATGGGATAGTTGAGCTGCAGTTGGGCCGTGGCCCGGTCAATGCGCTGAGTGCTGCGTTCCTGATGGAATTTGCTGAACTGATCACCCGACTGGGCACGGATGACGCCGTGCGGTGCATCATTTTAAGCAGTCCTTTCAAGGTGTTTTCTGCCGGGCTTGACCTGAAGGAAGCGCAGCATTTTGATCTAGAGCAGCAACAGGCAATTGTGCGTGGCCTCAACGAAGGCTTTCTGGCGCTCTATGCCTGCCCCAAACCGGTCGTGGCCTCTGTCGGTGGGGCGGCTATTGCGGGTGGGTTGTTCTTTGTGCTTGCTAGTGATCGTCGGGTTGCCCTGAACAAATCGTCCTTTGGCCTCGCCGAGGTTCGCGTTGGGGCGGATTTCCCGGTTGGCCCATTGGAGATCGCCAAAGCAACCCTGGACGCCGATACCCAGCGGCGCATGATGCTGACCGGCCAACCCATTGGCCCCATCGCAGCGCGTAACTTTGGCTTTATCGACATTATCGCAGACGACCTTGAAGATCTGGCAGGCTACTCCCTGTCAGAGGCGCGCAAGCTGGCTGAGCTTCCTTCGATGGCCTATGCCTCGATCAAGCAGCAGCTCAGAGGCGAGACAATCAAAAAGATCAAGACAGCATTGGCGGCAGGCGGCAACGCCCCTGACGGCGGCTGGTTCAACAACCAGACCGTCGCGGCCATGCAACGCATGATAGATCAGAGATAG
- a CDS encoding beta-lactamase family protein: MDKTRLENLKQWQQRYVDERKYAGSSLLINRGGVEQYFHAAGRRNLEENLDFTRDTLVRIYSMTKPVTSVALMMLAEKGLFHLDAPVSDFIPEFSQMQALVPGASSIEQTEPSRSPTLHELLTHTGGLSYPFNPGILSQAMDREQLMFKPNQGDLGKMVSHLASYPLAFQPGSRWEYSVGIDVLGRVVEIVSGQTLAEFFETEIFQPLGMTETGFRVPRQAGNRFASLYTPLSGDAMALNSAQTGGESLRLTDLYGGSPFETADMMSGGGGLVGTLDDYMLFAEMMRQRGRGKDGFILSPKTVDFMMQNHLPGDIASMGPQSFAEQPMEGMGFGLGGAVVLDPARARCPGSVGDFSWGGMASTFFWVDPKLDLSVVFFTQLSPSSSYPARAELKALVHGAILS, from the coding sequence ATGGATAAAACCCGGCTAGAGAACTTAAAGCAATGGCAGCAACGCTATGTGGATGAACGAAAATATGCGGGCAGCTCCCTTCTGATCAATCGGGGTGGTGTTGAGCAGTATTTTCATGCGGCAGGCCGCCGGAACCTGGAAGAGAACCTGGACTTCACCCGCGATACGCTGGTGCGGATCTATTCCATGACCAAACCTGTGACCTCTGTGGCGCTGATGATGCTGGCCGAAAAGGGGTTGTTTCACCTTGATGCGCCGGTGTCCGATTTCATTCCAGAATTCTCTCAGATGCAGGCGCTGGTACCCGGTGCCAGTTCGATCGAGCAAACCGAGCCCTCTCGGTCGCCAACCCTGCACGAACTGCTGACCCATACCGGCGGGTTAAGCTACCCGTTCAACCCCGGCATCCTGTCCCAGGCCATGGACCGTGAACAGCTGATGTTCAAACCCAACCAGGGCGATTTGGGCAAGATGGTTTCCCACCTGGCCAGCTATCCACTGGCGTTCCAGCCGGGCAGCCGCTGGGAGTATTCCGTCGGTATTGATGTCCTGGGACGAGTGGTCGAAATTGTTTCTGGTCAGACACTTGCAGAGTTCTTTGAAACAGAGATCTTCCAACCTCTGGGGATGACAGAAACTGGGTTTCGGGTTCCACGGCAGGCGGGCAACCGCTTTGCATCGCTCTATACTCCGCTGTCCGGGGACGCCATGGCGCTCAATTCCGCACAAACTGGCGGCGAGTCCCTACGCCTGACCGATCTTTACGGCGGCTCCCCCTTTGAGACCGCCGATATGATGTCAGGTGGCGGTGGTCTGGTGGGAACCCTTGACGACTATATGCTGTTTGCCGAGATGATGCGCCAGCGTGGGCGCGGCAAGGATGGCTTTATCCTCTCGCCAAAAACCGTTGATTTTATGATGCAAAACCACCTTCCAGGTGACATTGCCTCTATGGGACCACAAAGCTTTGCCGAACAGCCAATGGAGGGCATGGGCTTTGGCCTGGGGGGGGCTGTGGTACTGGATCCAGCCCGGGCGCGCTGCCCCGGATCTGTTGGCGATTTCAGCTGGGGCGGTATGGCCTCGACCTTTTTTTGGGTGGATCCAAAACTGGACCTATCGGTGGTCTTTTTCACCCAGCTCTCTCCTTCCAGCTCGTACCCAGCACGGGCTGAACTCAAAGCCCTGGTGCACGGAGCCATTTTGTCATGA
- a CDS encoding acetoacetate--CoA ligase gives MNENPILWTPTSERAEASQLAAYQNWLKQTKGLDFDSYNALWTWSTTDLEAFWQSICDYFELKFSEPASTVLEERKMPGAKWFPGAKLNWAENILAARGVAENHQALIIHSETFGRTELSQGELRAQVASLAAHLRDMGVGQGDRVAAILPNTESAIIACLAATSLGAIWSLCAPDMGHVAILDRFRQIKPKVLIYQDSYMHGGKEISRKDEMAKVVADLPDLQSHIYVAANDQPLPTGSVAWEGLLHRPAELTFAQVDFDHPLWIVYSSGTTGNPKPIVHGHGGILLEGTKQSLHLDLSPSSRFCWLTSSGWIMWNSQFGAMGQGATVMLYDRAPNYPDMLDIWRRVADEKMTYFGAGAAFFTACAKSGITPDATLDLSALVSLGATGSPMTSDGYDWVYRAVSPDIWLAPISGGTDFGGAFVAGNVMLPVRAGEMQARVLGNAVRAFDPFGAELTGEVGELVCTEPLPSMPLFFWGDEDGSRLFESYFDTYPGIWRHGDWISFTPDGGSVIYGRSDATINRRGLRLGSSEIYQAVEVLAEIQDSLVVDLEFLGKESFMPLFVVLTQPGSLDNTLKDKIKSSIRQFVSARFVPDEIIEVPEIPRTLSGKKLEVPVKKLLLGGNPAKVVNRDSMVNPDSFDVFIAYANDRNTS, from the coding sequence ATGAACGAAAACCCAATCCTGTGGACCCCCACATCCGAACGCGCAGAGGCCAGCCAGCTGGCGGCCTACCAAAACTGGCTAAAGCAGACCAAAGGCCTGGATTTTGACAGCTACAACGCGCTGTGGACCTGGAGCACCACCGACTTGGAGGCGTTCTGGCAAAGCATTTGTGACTATTTTGAGCTCAAGTTCTCTGAACCGGCCAGCACTGTGCTGGAAGAGCGCAAAATGCCGGGTGCCAAGTGGTTCCCGGGAGCAAAGCTAAACTGGGCCGAAAATATCCTTGCTGCCAGAGGTGTTGCGGAGAACCATCAGGCTCTTATCATCCACTCTGAAACCTTTGGCCGCACAGAACTTAGCCAGGGGGAGCTGCGCGCGCAGGTCGCAAGCCTGGCTGCACATCTGCGTGACATGGGGGTCGGGCAGGGGGACCGGGTCGCCGCCATCCTTCCCAACACCGAAAGCGCCATTATTGCCTGCCTTGCAGCAACCAGCCTGGGTGCCATCTGGTCTCTCTGTGCGCCAGATATGGGCCATGTTGCCATCCTCGACAGGTTCCGACAGATCAAACCCAAGGTATTGATTTATCAGGACAGCTATATGCATGGCGGCAAAGAGATCAGCCGCAAGGACGAGATGGCAAAGGTTGTCGCGGACTTGCCGGACCTGCAGAGCCATATCTATGTCGCCGCAAATGACCAACCTCTCCCCACAGGCTCTGTCGCCTGGGAAGGCCTGTTGCATCGCCCGGCAGAGCTGACGTTTGCGCAGGTCGATTTTGACCACCCCCTGTGGATCGTCTATTCCTCTGGCACTACCGGCAACCCCAAGCCGATTGTGCACGGCCACGGCGGCATTCTGCTGGAAGGCACCAAACAATCGCTTCACCTTGATCTGAGCCCCAGCAGCCGCTTTTGCTGGCTGACCTCATCTGGTTGGATCATGTGGAATTCGCAATTTGGGGCTATGGGGCAGGGTGCCACTGTGATGCTTTATGATCGCGCCCCTAACTATCCGGATATGTTGGATATCTGGCGGCGGGTGGCAGATGAGAAGATGACGTATTTTGGTGCTGGCGCCGCCTTTTTCACTGCCTGCGCCAAGTCCGGGATCACCCCCGACGCCACGTTGGATCTTTCCGCTCTGGTTTCACTTGGGGCAACCGGGTCGCCGATGACCTCGGATGGGTATGACTGGGTCTATCGCGCGGTGAGCCCAGATATCTGGCTGGCGCCCATTTCTGGCGGCACTGACTTTGGCGGCGCATTCGTCGCCGGCAACGTGATGCTGCCCGTTCGGGCCGGTGAAATGCAGGCCCGTGTGCTTGGCAATGCGGTGCGTGCCTTTGATCCTTTTGGCGCCGAGCTGACCGGAGAGGTCGGAGAATTGGTCTGCACCGAACCTTTGCCCTCTATGCCTTTGTTTTTCTGGGGAGATGAGGACGGATCACGCCTGTTTGAAAGCTATTTTGACACCTATCCAGGCATCTGGCGGCATGGGGACTGGATATCCTTCACCCCCGATGGTGGCTCGGTCATCTACGGACGTTCCGATGCCACGATCAACCGTCGCGGACTGCGGTTGGGGTCATCCGAAATCTATCAGGCGGTGGAGGTGCTGGCGGAGATACAGGACAGTTTGGTTGTTGATCTGGAATTCCTTGGCAAAGAAAGCTTTATGCCGCTCTTTGTGGTGCTGACACAGCCCGGAAGCCTGGATAATACACTGAAGGATAAGATTAAATCTTCCATCCGTCAGTTTGTATCCGCTCGCTTTGTGCCTGACGAAATTATTGAAGTGCCGGAGATTCCCCGCACGCTATCAGGCAAAAAGCTGGAAGTTCCGGTGAAAAAGCTGCTACTGGGGGGCAACCCTGCAAAGGTTGTGAACCGGGACTCGATGGTGAACCCTGACAGTTTTGATGTATTCATTGCCTATGCGAACGACCGAAATACATCTTAG
- a CDS encoding acyl-CoA thioesterase II, translated as MTDAGSVLLNLLDLEELDTNLYRGVGSGGETPMRIYGGQVIAQALAAAYASVPERLCHSLHAYFIRPGDPSKPVIYEVDPARDGGSFTTRRVTAIQNGRQILNLAASFHLVESGWEHQHEMPDVPAPDGLLSRDELHRQHAHRIAEDQYEEFIKERPFEIRDIEPRDPLNPEITSDINHMWIRMEAAKGAGPQLQHVLMAYASDFGLLGSALRPHGLTWHKPEAMTASLDHAMWFHAPVQFENWHLYTMDSPFGGGGRGFNRGSIYTQDGQLVASVAQEGLMRPIKER; from the coding sequence ATGACTGACGCTGGGAGTGTTCTTCTCAATCTTCTTGATCTGGAAGAGCTCGATACCAATCTTTATCGCGGGGTTGGCTCGGGTGGAGAGACGCCCATGCGGATCTACGGTGGCCAGGTCATTGCCCAGGCCTTGGCTGCCGCCTATGCCAGTGTTCCCGAACGGTTGTGCCATTCGCTGCATGCCTATTTCATCCGGCCCGGCGACCCTAGCAAACCGGTGATCTACGAGGTAGATCCAGCCCGTGATGGCGGCAGTTTTACCACCCGTCGGGTCACCGCGATCCAGAATGGTCGCCAGATCCTGAACCTGGCAGCCTCGTTCCATTTGGTGGAGTCAGGCTGGGAACATCAGCATGAAATGCCCGATGTGCCAGCGCCAGACGGGCTGTTGTCCCGCGATGAATTGCATCGCCAGCATGCCCATCGCATCGCAGAGGATCAATATGAGGAATTCATCAAAGAGCGTCCCTTTGAAATCCGCGATATTGAGCCGCGTGATCCGCTAAATCCAGAAATCACCAGTGATATCAATCATATGTGGATAAGAATGGAGGCGGCCAAAGGGGCAGGGCCGCAGTTGCAACATGTTCTGATGGCCTATGCCTCCGACTTTGGGTTGCTTGGTTCCGCGCTGCGGCCCCATGGGCTCACCTGGCACAAGCCAGAAGCGATGACAGCCAGTCTGGACCATGCCATGTGGTTCCATGCTCCGGTGCAGTTTGAAAACTGGCACCTCTATACAATGGATTCGCCTTTTGGCGGCGGCGGCCGCGGCTTCAATCGCGGCTCGATCTATACTCAGGACGGCCAATTGGTCGCCAGTGTCGCGCAGGAAGGACTAATGCGGCCAATCAAAGAACGATAA
- a CDS encoding SDR family oxidoreductase: protein MDIKGSCIVVTGAGHGIGKGLAEKFADLGAAHVICADIDLEAAKATADHIGGVALHLDAGSEDSIKGLIDTVEDSIAPIDLFCSNAGILTKGGFEVPNDEWQKIWDINVMSHVWASRHLVPLMLKRGGGYMLNTASAAGLLNQIGAAPYGVTKHAAVGFAEWLAITYGDQGIGVSVLCPQAVRSEMTRGLEESVASLDGLLEPDMVADCCVKAIENNEFLVLPHPQVKDYMQAKTSNYGRWITGMQRLRDRFGGM from the coding sequence ATGGATATCAAGGGTAGTTGCATAGTTGTAACCGGCGCTGGACATGGCATTGGCAAAGGGCTGGCAGAAAAATTTGCCGATCTTGGCGCGGCCCATGTGATCTGCGCTGATATTGATCTGGAAGCTGCAAAAGCGACCGCAGACCATATTGGAGGTGTCGCGCTGCATCTTGACGCTGGTAGCGAAGACAGCATCAAGGGGCTGATTGATACCGTTGAAGACAGCATCGCACCGATAGATTTGTTCTGTTCCAATGCCGGGATACTGACCAAGGGTGGATTTGAAGTTCCCAATGATGAATGGCAAAAGATTTGGGATATCAATGTGATGTCCCACGTTTGGGCCTCGCGTCATTTGGTGCCGCTGATGTTGAAACGTGGTGGTGGATACATGCTCAACACCGCCTCGGCGGCAGGCCTGTTGAACCAGATTGGCGCGGCGCCCTATGGGGTGACCAAACATGCGGCAGTTGGGTTTGCTGAGTGGCTGGCCATCACCTACGGGGATCAAGGCATTGGTGTCTCGGTTCTTTGCCCACAGGCCGTGCGATCTGAAATGACCCGTGGATTGGAGGAAAGTGTCGCCAGTCTCGACGGTTTGCTAGAGCCGGATATGGTTGCAGACTGTTGTGTAAAAGCGATTGAGAACAATGAGTTCCTGGTTCTTCCGCATCCACAGGTGAAGGACTACATGCAGGCCAAGACTTCCAACTATGGGCGTTGGATTACTGGCATGCAAAGGCTGCGGGACCGCTTTGGTGGCATGTAA
- a CDS encoding VOC family protein → MTAALGRIIIYTHKIEQMVAFYSKHFGYTLSHIEGDRILELKPKDNGIPILLHPASAKQKEGQVLVKLVFDVKDVPAFCEAARGNGLTFGTIFQADGYSFANTKDPSGNTVQVSSRAFMPL, encoded by the coding sequence ATGACAGCAGCACTTGGGCGCATCATTATTTACACTCATAAGATCGAGCAAATGGTTGCGTTTTATTCCAAACATTTTGGTTATACGCTCTCCCATATCGAGGGCGATCGGATTTTAGAACTAAAGCCAAAAGACAACGGTATTCCGATACTCTTGCACCCTGCATCCGCCAAGCAAAAGGAGGGTCAGGTTCTTGTAAAGCTGGTGTTTGATGTCAAAGACGTCCCGGCTTTTTGCGAAGCTGCGCGCGGTAACGGTTTGACGTTTGGTACTATTTTCCAGGCTGACGGATATAGCTTTGCCAATACAAAGGATCCGTCGGGCAACACCGTTCAAGTTTCAAGCAGAGCTTTTATGCCGCTATAG
- the sulP gene encoding sulfate permease, with product MTKTASGTPQWKRLFPILTWGAAYNRQDLGGDVTAAVIVTIMLIPQSLAYALLAGLPAEVGLYASILPLVAYAIFGTSQVLAVGPVAVVSLMSASALSSLGLESVADYVAASAVLALMSGVLLVAMGALKLGVVANLLSHPVIAGFITASGLLIAVSQAKHILGIKASGHNLIEILGSLGQGLGQVNFVTLILGLGVLAFLFWLRLGLSDLLQGKFGLSKLAAGTIVRVGPVFAVFGTIALSWGLDLPALGVSVVGTVPTGLPPLGLPTLDSSVLTTLIGPAVLITIIGYVESVSVAQTLAAKRRQKIDPNQELTALGAANIASALSGGYAVTGGFARSVVNFDAGARTPAAGALTAIGLTLAAIYLTPYLYFLPTATLAATIIVAVLSLVDLSILKTAWSYSRADFAAVFVTVVLTLLVGVETGVGAGVATSIALFLWKTSRPHVAEVGQVPGSQHFRNIDRHQVLTDPTLVTLRIDESLYFANARRMEELILDRVHRGAGQLRHVVLMCSAVNEIDLSALESLEAINHQLADLGVQLHLSEVKGPVMDRLKRSHFLDDLSGEVFLSQNCAYEKLTKDQKPDPS from the coding sequence ATGACAAAAACAGCCTCGGGCACCCCGCAGTGGAAAAGGCTTTTCCCGATCCTAACCTGGGGCGCTGCTTACAATAGACAAGATCTGGGTGGCGATGTCACTGCAGCGGTGATTGTCACCATAATGCTGATCCCCCAATCCCTGGCCTATGCCCTGCTTGCGGGACTTCCCGCAGAGGTTGGGCTATACGCCTCGATCCTGCCCTTGGTCGCCTATGCCATCTTTGGCACCTCACAGGTATTGGCGGTGGGGCCGGTCGCGGTGGTTTCCTTGATGTCTGCCTCGGCCCTGTCATCGCTGGGGCTGGAAAGTGTCGCCGATTATGTTGCTGCCTCAGCTGTGTTGGCGCTGATGTCGGGGGTTTTGCTGGTTGCCATGGGGGCGCTGAAACTGGGCGTGGTTGCAAACCTGCTCTCACATCCTGTTATCGCAGGGTTTATTACCGCCTCAGGCCTGTTGATCGCGGTGAGCCAGGCCAAGCACATACTGGGTATCAAAGCCTCGGGGCATAACTTGATAGAGATCCTTGGGTCGCTGGGGCAGGGGCTGGGACAGGTCAATTTTGTGACGCTTATCTTAGGTCTTGGTGTCCTGGCCTTTTTGTTCTGGCTCCGCCTTGGGCTTTCGGATCTATTGCAGGGCAAATTTGGCCTGTCCAAGCTGGCAGCGGGTACTATTGTGCGCGTTGGCCCGGTTTTTGCTGTCTTTGGTACCATTGCCTTGTCCTGGGGGTTGGATCTGCCAGCCCTCGGGGTCTCGGTTGTTGGGACGGTGCCAACTGGCTTGCCGCCCTTAGGGCTGCCGACACTGGACAGTTCGGTATTAACCACCCTGATTGGCCCTGCGGTGTTGATCACCATCATCGGCTATGTGGAAAGCGTCTCTGTCGCCCAGACACTGGCCGCCAAGCGCCGCCAAAAGATTGATCCCAATCAGGAGCTGACAGCCCTGGGGGCCGCAAATATTGCCTCCGCTCTGTCGGGGGGGTATGCGGTCACCGGTGGCTTTGCCAGATCGGTGGTGAACTTTGACGCCGGTGCACGTACCCCAGCGGCTGGCGCCCTGACCGCAATTGGTTTGACTTTGGCCGCTATCTATTTGACGCCATATCTTTATTTCCTGCCAACCGCGACATTGGCAGCCACTATTATCGTGGCCGTTCTGTCGCTGGTCGATCTCTCCATCCTAAAAACCGCCTGGAGCTATTCGCGTGCAGATTTTGCCGCCGTCTTTGTGACCGTTGTATTGACACTGCTGGTTGGAGTCGAAACCGGTGTTGGTGCCGGGGTTGCGACCTCGATTGCGCTGTTCCTGTGGAAAACCTCGCGCCCCCATGTGGCTGAGGTCGGGCAGGTGCCAGGGAGCCAGCATTTTAGAAACATTGACCGCCATCAGGTGCTGACCGACCCGACGTTGGTCACGCTCAGGATTGACGAGAGCCTGTATTTTGCCAATGCCCGGCGCATGGAAGAGCTGATCCTGGATCGTGTCCATCGCGGGGCAGGCCAGTTGCGCCACGTTGTCTTGATGTGTTCGGCTGTCAATGAAATCGACCTCAGCGCCCTGGAATCCCTTGAGGCCATCAACCACCAGCTTGCTGATCTTGGGGTGCAGCTGCATCTGTCAGAGGTCAAAGGACCGGTGATGGATCGTTTGAAACGGAGCCATTTTCTGGATGACCTCAGCGGCGAAGTTTTTCTATCGCAGAACTGTGCCTATGAAAAACTGACAAAGGATCAGAAGCCAGACCCGTCTTAG
- a CDS encoding acyl-CoA dehydrogenase translates to MTDKPSLRAKDAPDLGGFTWEDPLRMDDQLSEDERMITASARAYAQEKLQPRVTAAYENEETDPAIFREMGEMGLLGTTIPEEYGGLGGGYVSYGLVAREVERVDSGYRSMMSVQSSLVMYPIYAYGSEEQRQKYLPKLASGEWIGCFGLTEPDAGSDPAGMKTRAEKTATGYKLTGSKMWISNAPIADVFVVWAKSEEHGGKIRGFVLEKGMKGLSAPKIQNKASLRASITGEIVMDGVEVGDEALLPHVQGLKGPFGCLNRARYGISWGAMGAAEACWHAARQYGLDRHQFGRPLANTQLFQLKLANMQTEITLGLQASLRVGRLMDQANAAPEMISIVKRNNCGKALEIARNARDMHGGNGISLEFNVIRHMVNLETVNTYEGTHDVHALILGRAQTGLQAFF, encoded by the coding sequence ATGACTGATAAGCCAAGCCTGCGCGCCAAAGACGCCCCTGATCTGGGAGGGTTCACCTGGGAAGATCCCCTGCGTATGGACGACCAGCTGAGCGAAGATGAGCGGATGATCACCGCCTCCGCTCGGGCCTATGCCCAGGAAAAGCTGCAGCCACGGGTCACTGCAGCCTATGAAAACGAAGAAACCGATCCTGCGATCTTCCGTGAAATGGGTGAAATGGGTCTGCTGGGCACCACCATCCCCGAGGAATACGGCGGATTGGGCGGCGGCTATGTCTCCTACGGTCTGGTTGCCCGCGAGGTCGAGCGCGTCGACAGTGGCTATCGCTCGATGATGTCGGTGCAAAGCTCGCTGGTGATGTATCCCATCTATGCCTATGGCAGCGAAGAACAGCGTCAGAAATACCTGCCCAAACTGGCCTCTGGGGAATGGATCGGGTGCTTTGGCCTGACAGAGCCTGACGCAGGTTCAGACCCCGCCGGCATGAAAACCCGCGCCGAAAAAACCGCGACGGGCTATAAGCTGACCGGCTCCAAGATGTGGATTTCAAACGCACCGATTGCGGATGTCTTTGTTGTTTGGGCCAAGTCCGAAGAACACGGCGGCAAGATCCGTGGCTTTGTGCTGGAAAAAGGCATGAAGGGCCTCTCGGCGCCAAAGATCCAGAACAAAGCCTCGCTGCGGGCTTCGATCACCGGTGAAATCGTCATGGATGGCGTTGAAGTTGGTGATGAGGCGCTGTTGCCGCATGTCCAGGGGCTGAAAGGTCCGTTTGGCTGTCTGAACCGGGCGCGCTATGGCATCAGCTGGGGCGCCATGGGCGCGGCAGAGGCCTGCTGGCATGCGGCCCGCCAATATGGACTGGACCGCCATCAGTTTGGCCGCCCGCTGGCCAACACCCAATTGTTCCAGCTGAAGCTCGCCAATATGCAGACCGAAATCACCCTCGGGTTGCAGGCCTCTTTGCGGGTTGGCCGCCTGATGGATCAGGCAAACGCTGCGCCAGAGATGATTTCTATCGTCAAGCGCAACAACTGCGGCAAGGCGCTGGAGATTGCCCGCAATGCCCGTGACATGCATGGCGGCAACGGCATCAGCCTGGAATTCAACGTCATTCGCCACATGGTGAACCTGGAGACCGTTAACACCTATGAGGGCACCCACGACGTGCATGCGCTGATCCTTGGCCGGGCTCAAACCGGTTTGCAGGCGTTTTTCTAA